The Pantoea vagans genome includes a window with the following:
- a CDS encoding methylated-DNA--[protein]-cysteine S-methyltransferase, giving the protein MYHAKIIPTPVGELTLIATDKGLSAILWENEGSQRVPLKPVSRNDQHPILCEAERQLREYFAGERQQFDMPYDTVGTEFQKKVWQALLTIPFGETRSYLQIAEQIGNPKAVRAVGAANGKNPLSIMAPCHRVIGSNGKLTGFAGGLDVKAFLLELESPQKALGGSLLL; this is encoded by the coding sequence ATGTATCATGCCAAAATCATCCCCACACCGGTGGGAGAACTGACGCTGATTGCGACAGACAAAGGATTGTCAGCGATTCTATGGGAGAACGAAGGGTCACAGCGCGTGCCGCTCAAGCCTGTCAGCCGTAACGATCAGCATCCGATACTGTGCGAGGCCGAGCGCCAACTGCGCGAGTACTTCGCCGGTGAGCGCCAGCAGTTTGATATGCCCTACGACACGGTCGGGACTGAGTTTCAGAAAAAGGTGTGGCAAGCACTGCTCACGATTCCATTTGGTGAAACCCGCAGTTACCTGCAAATTGCGGAGCAGATTGGCAATCCGAAAGCCGTGCGAGCGGTGGGGGCGGCGAACGGGAAAAACCCGTTGTCGATTATGGCACCCTGTCATCGTGTGATTGGCAGCAACGGTAAACTGACCGGGTTTGCCGGCGGGTTAGATGTGAAAGCATTTCTGCTCGAACTGGAGAGCCCGCAAAAAGCGTTAGGCGGATCACTGCTGCTGTAA